TTTTATGTGCACGAAAGAGGACCGGCCTTACTGTAAGTACAGTAATCCTTTCTGTGACAAATGCCAATTGGAGACTATTTTTGCCGCGGCAAACAGGAAGAGGACTCCAGCAGCTTTGACACATGGGGAGTCTTGATTATTATTTCATGCTTTTTAACCCATTTGTTTCTCTTGGTTCTTTATTGGCTATTGcactcaatatattttttttcattacagcGATACCGttagtcatcttttttttctatactgCCCTATAgtgtaaaatgtgtgtgtgcatggtgCTCCCGTGAGAGACGTTTGAGGAAAGCAGAGGCGGCAAGCAGTCACCTCTCTTCTCTTTCTGTGTCTCTTTCGAGTCCTCGTCTTTCCTCGCCTTCCACTCTGCATGTCTGCTTGTCTGGCTAATGATGGATCAATGTCAGCACATTGGAAAGCAGACCTTTGCTTCACCCGCCACTTATTGCCTCGTTCTCCATCTCTTACCGCCATCCATCTCTTTCATCTTTGCACCCTTCCTCTCGCTTTCAGTCGTCTTTCCCTCCTCATGTCTTTTACGTGCCCTCCCTCGATCCATGCCTTCGGGCCAATGATTGCATTAGCTCGGTTCGGTTCAGGAGTCCTGCCAGCCGCCTCGCACACCTCGCAGGGTAATGGCTGAAATTGGAGATGTCCTTTGCAATGCGGTTGAAGGCAGCGAAGGCACCTCTGCTCACTCCAAAGAGACAGAATGCATTTTATCAGTAAATCAACGTCAcctgattattttttacttggcctgcattaatttcatcttcatATTTGGTTGGGAAAATGATTGCTACGCTGGGATTCAGGGCTAGCCATATCCGATGTGGTACCCTCAGAGAGAATTCACATAATACACTTACAAAGGAAATcgaatagttaaaaaaaacaaaaactattatCTTTAATTGATGCGATAACATGTCACCAAATTTACATGTTTAACAAAATACcttaaatacaatataaatataccTTTAGCACAGAATAAAATTCCtgcaaataagtaaataaataacaatgataGTAACCAATTTAATTAGAAAGGAGACAGGGAgttaagtaaaattaaaatgtaaacgtaaaaaaaaaaaaatcaaatgagtaaattaaattaattaattaattaattaattaaaataaattagtcTATTCATTCAAATGGTGAAAAATGTAGAATGATACGGAATGATGGGAATGATAGCGAATGATATGGAATGCTGTAGAGAATGACGgtgaatgatattgaatgatacAGAATGTTGTGGaatgatataaaataatttagaatGATGTTAAATAATATTGaattgtattgaatgatgtgaaGGGATTTTGGTCAGTAATGTGCAATGTGTTGTGGAATTCCAAATTGGAATGATATGAATCTGGTATGTAGAATGTGTCATTGTGAATtaattagattattattttttttttttacaataaaacccTTATTGGGTTATTCTTTCACCCATGTTGCGGTTTTAAGTGTGTAATGAAAATGGACGCTTGTATTGCAcccattgttattttatttttcttcctcaACTCATCTGTCTTGTATTCCCAGATGATTTTGTTCTCAGCGTGCTGCATCTGTGGCCTGATCGGCGGCATCCTCAACTTCCAGTTTGTCCGTGCTCTCAGTAAACGACCAGATTCCATGCAATCCGTCCACCTTGCTGCCATGACTCTGGCCTGTCTGGGTAAAACGTGACAACACAGCGTGACAACCAAAACACACGTGTAATAACATACCTTACACTTTCCTCTCCTGTCCAAAGGGATCTCCTCATGTACATTATCCACGTGGCTCACCTGTCGTTTGGCCAGCTCTGAGCAGCAGAGGATGTTCTTGGAGAGGGAGCACTCGCTGCACCATTCACACGAGATGACAGAAAAGGtagcaaaaaaaacccaaaaaacttCTCATTGGGTAGCTTGCCTATTGACATATTACGTGCATTTTCAATGCAGGATGTCCTGGATAACTCCAGTAACGGTATCCCTCAGATCTCCTACAATGGCCACACCAGTGCATCGCCATGACGACAACTTAAATCACTCGCTGTCAACTGTTGTTTGACGCACGGCTGTACTGCAGGCTGCAAATGATTTGACGTATAACAATGTCAATCACAGGAAATAGTGACTGCTGGGGAAAAATACTTGATTGTGACtctattgtaatttatttatatgcacCAGTATATTTGGATATGAATAAGCTAGCGCAGGTGATACCTAAGTCAGGAATATagacaaacatattttttataaacactTCTTATTAAGGGTAAGTCAATAAAAGTCCAATACAACCAAattgcatatgtgtgtgtttgtgtctgtgtgtaggTGAGAGAGTCCTCAGGTCACCTAAATGATCTTTTTGTGGTACCACAGGTGAGAAAAGGATACAGAATCAATGCTCATCTGTAGATGAACAGCTCGTCAGCGCTCCCCTTGAATCGACCTTATGTAACATTGGTCTCACGAGGAGCATTGTGTCTAATTACAGCACAAACGAGTGACTGatcatttgggattttttgttattgtattctaatattctattctattttttttagcctGACTTTCAAGAATGTTACATACAGAATGATCATTTTAACTGTATAAACGGATACATAACTATTTCTAGGAATGAAATTGGGTAATACACTATGACAGTATTTGTGCTTAGTTGTTTGAATTCCTGATTTCCATCCAGGCGGAGTGGGTTGAACTCTTGACTCTCCCAGTATGGGAAATGAGTGGTTTCTGCAGTTTTAGTCAGAATTACTGGAAAGAGAGTCCCATAGATTCCTGTGGACACCCACATCACAACAGTTTAacaacatttcttttcttttatctaATTGCCCTTTAGTAGTGTTCATCACGACTGTGTATTGTATCATATTAAATTGTGACCgatgttgttgttgatgttaaGCAATGTTAGACACGTTCATCTATAAGGCTTCTAAATTGACTATAGTtcaaaatatatagatatacaaaTTACTAGGCggcataatctttttttttaatgccttatTGAACAAATTTCACATTCAGTAGTAAATATCACAGAAGTAATCAGTCGTAAAACAGAACACATGCCTGAGGGATACAacacctaaataaataaataaatatcaaattaCAATGCTACTTTTTAGccatataatttttatttaacacatcCATTCAAAGTTTTCTCAGCCTTCATGTCTGGCACTGATTGGTTGTAAATATAACTCAAAGTCATTATAAAATACTggagaaaaaaatcctaatttacATTTATGTATGTAAAACTTTGCTATAATTAGCAAAACgatttgacttttatttgtatCTTCTCACCAGCAGAGggcaaagtaaacacaaatggaaCTTTCCACCAAAGCGGAAGTTGGCGCTCGTTGACTTCCGGTCCACCTCGGCAATATGGCGAACTTCAAGCATGTCGAAGACGACCCAAAACACGTGAAAATGTCAAGCGAAAACCCCGAGACATGCGCTCAGAACCCGGCGGCTGAAGTGTCCTCTGCCGCGCATGGCATTTTGGCGGAGATTCCGTGCGCTATCCCGTCTTT
The sequence above is drawn from the Vanacampus margaritifer isolate UIUO_Vmar chromosome 17, RoL_Vmar_1.0, whole genome shotgun sequence genome and encodes:
- the tmem196 gene encoding transmembrane protein 196 isoform X1; the encoded protein is MCSSRKILWSLLLLSVVEVGLGVASIVLGAVGISWVRGEHKPQLGDASPVWSGLCFLLCGMCGVLCARKRTGLTMILFSACCICGLIGGILNFQFVRALSKRPDSMQSVHLAAMTLACLGISSCTLSTWLTCRLASSEQQRMFLEREHSLHHSHEMTEKDVLDNSSNGIPQISYNGHTSASP
- the tmem196 gene encoding transmembrane protein 196 isoform X2, producing MCGVLCARKRTGLTMILFSACCICGLIGGILNFQFVRALSKRPDSMQSVHLAAMTLACLGISSCTLSTWLTCRLASSEQQRMFLEREHSLHHSHEMTEKDVLDNSSNGIPQISYNGHTSASP